Within Natator depressus isolate rNatDep1 chromosome 6, rNatDep2.hap1, whole genome shotgun sequence, the genomic segment ttctttATTTATAAACTTAGTGTAAGTAATCGTTACCGGGGGAGGGagtcaaacagctgtgcatatctctcttgcAGTGATATAGAGGGCAAGCATTTATCATTTTATCCTGTACAAGCTTTATAAAGAGtaaagcagatttatttggggtttagatcccattgggagctgggtatctgtgtACTGGAGACAGGTGTCCTGCTGAGCTGGTTTCAGTCTAGATCTGCAGCTTTAGGGGCGTCACCCAGAGCCTAGGTCTGTGTTGCAGCTGGCTCGTGTGTccggctcaacaaggcagggttctgaaggcccaggctggaagggaaaatgggctcagaggtcaTTTCAGCACATGAGGTGACAGTTCCAAtgagggtctctgtgaccgaacccggcACAATATGCACCTGGGTTCCTTGCATTTCCTGTGATGCTTCCCGTGTtttgtccattgatttcagttggggcCTGCAGATCTTGTTGgaatacaaacaaattaaaaataataacaatataataaTGAACAAAACTACAAGGTGCTCTCCGAAATTATTTTCTAATGGACTGGGAATTAAATTCACCTGGTTCTGCTCCCCACCACTAAACCAGTACTGAATGAAACAGATTCAAGAATTGGTTAGCAGTTTATTCATTACTTTTCTCAGGGCATCCTTCACCTccgtgttcctcaggctgtaaatgagggggttcaacatggggatcaccaGCATGTAAAACACTGAGGGCACTTTGTCTGTGTCCATGGAATAGCTGGAGGTGGGACGTAAATACATGAAGAGGAGGGTGCCATAAAACAGGACCACAGCGGTCAAGTGGaaagtgcaggtggagaaggctttgtgTCGGCCTTCGGAAGAGTGGAGCTGCGGGATGGTGGAGGTGATATAGacataggagaggaggacagtCACAAAGCTGATCACTGTAAGGCAGGACACTAAAACAAACATCACAATCTCATTGATGCGGGTGTCAGAACAGGAGAGTTCCAGCAGTGGAGGGacgtcacagaagaaatgattgatgatgttggagctgcagaatgacagccgAAATGTACAACACGTGTATATCATTGAATCCACCACCCCCACAGCGTATgccccagccaccagctgtttacaaagttgcctggacatggtgaccgtatagagcagcgggttacagatggccacataacggtcatatgccatcacagccagcaagaggcactCAGCATCTCCAAAAACGAAAGAGAGATACATTTGCACAGCGCAGGCAGTGTAAGAAATGCTTTTCCTCTCGGCTaagaaattcagcagcatctTAGGGGAAATTATCGAGGAAaggcagaggtcacagaaagacaaattcctgaggaaaaagtacatgggggtgtggagttGAGGATCAATCGTGATTAACAAGATCATTCCCCCATTCCCCAAAAGGGTGATACCATAAATCAGTAGGAACACCCCAAACAGGGGAACCTGCAGCTCCGGACGATCTGTCAGTCCTGAGAGAATGAACTCAGTCACCTCCGAGTGATTtccctcttccatctcctctGAACAGAGATCAGGCTGCTCCAGAGATGTGAGCAGGTGGATGGTGCAGAAAACCTGCCCTTTCTCTGGAATGAGGTAAGTGAAGATAAATGGAGATCAGTTTCTTAATGGGCATCAGTACCCGCTCAGGGAAGGGCTTAGTCCACAGAGCCAGATGTTCACAGCTGGTCATTCCAGCTGTTCCATAAAATGCAGGCACTGTGCAAATACAATGACATGCAGGTTAATCATGCCCCCCACACAAACACTCCCGTTCACTAATCCAAACAGAAAACAGTGATTTGTGACTCTGCTGTGAGAGAATCAGTCTGAAGAGATTATTCCTTCTCAAAAGAAGGGGTGAGAGTAAAGGAGTGTCACTCTTTCTACCCTCTTTTGGCAAGGGGAGCTCTGTGGCTTGGCATGTCGGTTTGGGGTAAAGTTGCTCACTGTGCTAATTAAGCTTTTGGGCATTTACTTGAGACTGTACGAAAACCGAGAGACATAATGGGAAGCCCTGGCTTCAGTGACTAGGTAATTGTCTATTTTTTCCAACCAAGGATGTCGCTCCTTCAGCCAAAGGGGTCGGAGCTGTGACTAAGGGTTTAAGTGCTGGACGTTTTCAATTTTATACCTGCTGATCCCCATGGTGTCTGAGTGTGTGCGTGTGACTGTAATTCAGGACGATAGCACCTacctgctgagaagagagagagagagatgtggtggCTTTTCTCCAACGACAGAAACTGCCAGTTGGGAGCATTTGGGAAATTTTACACTGAGATATGTGATCTATGGGACACGATTCCTGAAGCAACTGGGAATACCTGAGCTCAGAGAGACACAACACCTATTAATATGTTCAGTGAACCAAAGCTACCCTCGGTTAATTGGTGCCCTGGTGATTAATTTGACCTCCTCTTTCTACTGTGTTATTCAATGATGTAATTTCTACCAGAGTTACAGAGTATGAGGTTAGGGGTATATCTTATACTGCTGTTTTCAGTGCAAGCCAGGTACTGTGTAGAGCTGATccacaaagggtttttttgttgttgttgttttttgtggagACCGAAATCTTTTTGGTAAAAACTTAATATTTTCACGCTGAAATACCACAGAGGTGCCTCAGATACTGCGCACCACCAATCTCTTCCATGGGCCAGGCTCCTAGTCTGGATTATATCCCCCAGCATGCATGATGGTCTTTCCTTTTGCTGAACTGCCCTGGAACATCACCTGAGTCCCACAGCCATGGTTTATGGAGGAGGAGAGTTTGGTATGTTGATGGAAATCTTATAATTTCCAAGGAAAAGATTATTTCATGGAAAAAATAGTTGAATGGAAAATCCAATTTGCCATACAAAAAACTTCTCAAGAAAAATTTTCAAACAGCCTTAGCAACAAATTTGGAATCAAAGTAACAGAAAGTCAGATAGAGGTGAAACGTACCAATTGTTCCCAGCTATTGCTGATATCTTCTCAGTCATTCCTGGTTTCAGAATCCCTCATTCTCCTGGCCCCAATAGGTGGAATGTAAAATCTGCAAGACATGTAAGAGTACTCCAGATTATCTAGCTATTTATAGAGTGAGAATCATCCAAGGTATCCTATGTCCTTCCCTTGCTAGGTTACTCCCCAAAGTAGGAAAGATAGGTTCACTCCTTTCTCTTGATGGAGACCACATGATGACCAGAGGAGCTCAGGAGACCACAGCATGCTACGGACTTCTGCAGTTCACAAAACTATCCCTCTTGCATGCATATTATCTGCACACAAAGCTCATCTGTAAAATTCTAAATAAATCTATGAGTCAACCAGAAATAGTCATTCTCTCATCTTAATATTAATACAATTTTTTGAtaatgtatgtgaagttataagatgaCGCTTTATCTTGTTATTaatacatgttccaaactgaggctggcaaactggtctgtctcaaacaaagaaatgtgtgctctgcttcatTTTGTATCTAAACAGTAaccagagtcatcaagcaggaagggaaacaaagaaagcccaaaaaggtgaggaaaaagcagcagggaacatccttctacaCAGAGGATTATAAAAAGAAGGGGTAGACATCCCAAGGAAtaacttgctctctctctctcagcccatTGATTCTCTGCATCTGAAGGGATAAAGGAAGCAACCATTGGACAGGGGGTGTGTCCTGACCTAAGAAATTAGGTCAGTAAGAGTGCTGAGAGTATGTGGTGAGGAAACATTTGCTTTGAATTTCTCCTCATTTGTTAACTTAGGCACAAGTTGCATTctagctttatttttcttgtaaccatgtcTGTCTTCTATGCCTTCTCATTtgcactcacttaaaatctatctttgtgtTCAATgaactttgttttattgttttatctaatccattGTGTTTCAATACAAATGTCTGAGAGTTGTATGCATATTCGTTCtgaaaaagaaataatggacaatgtaacttgtattgtccaggagaggactggggagCACAGGACATACATTTTGGGAGGGAAATCAAAGActggggagtgtgttggggtcaccctgcagtataaccaacgGTGGTGAGAGCCTGAGTGTAACCCAACCTATTCCTGGCCAGGCTGTAGTTACAGACACATGCTCAGAGTGTGATTTGCATGCTAGATGGtggtttgtgagtggcccaggtggaaGCCAATTCAGCAAGTCATTGCAAGGTTGCAGGCAGGTGTGACACAGCTCATGATTAGTCTAGGTTGGACCCTGGTATCTCAAAGCCACCATCTGGAAAATATCCTAATAACACCAAAGGTGTGGTACTGACTGACAGTTGTGTTTGATTGACAGAAAAGGGTGAGGTCACCATCGGGATGGGCCCATGCACTTATCCATGGCTGCAGATGGACAAGGAGATCGTGATCATCACCTCCGCCCAGGGAAATCCATGGCAGGCCCAGTGATGACTCTTCCCTTCTTTACTACTGTAGGAGAAATTATCCCCGACAGGTGTGGAGGCTTGGCTGGTATTATCACTGCTCTGGGGCATGTCGGTGCCCCCTTCTCCTAAGTGGTGCCAACCTGTGAGTCATTGCAGTGTTGATTGcattaggaggaaaaattgataATCCAAGTCACCGATATTCTTTGCTATaatctgtgggggaggggttacaAAGAATGTACGCAAAGTCCTGCTTCCTTgaacaccagtagaaacaaacagcaaTCTCTGTATTCAGAAACTCCCAACTCTTTCACTCCAGGTCTGTGCTCAGGAAACACTATGCCCCTACATCCTCTAGGAGTCATGCTCATAAATCCTCCACCTGCCTTCTCTGCCTCCTGTGACCCAAAGGTGCCTGGGGAagtcctcactgaaaatgccaaggtcagggcaggctgcaaaaaggaggatattccccaaactggtggttaacactcaAGAtctctgcaggtttcagagtaccagtcatgttagtctgtatgcgcaaaaagaaaaggagtacatgtggcaccttagagactaacaaatttatttgaccataagctttcgtgagctacagcatccaatgaagtgagctgtagcgctcaaaagcttatcctcaaataaatttcttagtctctaaggtgccacaagtactccttttctttttgaagatctCTGCAGATGCTGCAACAAAGTATCTCCAAGTAGGCCAGCTCCCTCCCAATTCTTGTGTTAATTTTATTTAGTTCCTATAACTTATAGTCCGTGAAAAAgagtgtgatgttgcaccccgtaattgtttatggaaatatgcttatggtTGTAAATATGACAAaagtggaatatgttttatgttaGATATGCCaagtaacatatctctgcaaaggttatgatctacagGATATATTCATCCCATTtggatgcatgtatcatttttgtactcaaagttatgaatattggctttatccccaaggagatgcctgaaagaaactggactaaaggacagtaactacaggggtttGAGTGATTGCTGGACGCAGACTAGGatgaagtctagtctgtaaaagaggcttattggaacataTCTGAGGGTGAGCTTTACCtgcatttgtttttctcctgtatgaggcttagacttgcgtgttttattttattttgtttggtaatttactttgttctgtctgtttttacttggaaccacttaaatcctactttttgtatctaataaaaacactttttacttattaaatacctcagagtatgtattaatgcCTGGTCAGGGGCAtagagctgtgcatatctctctatccgttttatagagggtgaacaatttatgagtttaccgcGTATAAGCTTTATAtggggtaaaatggatttatttgggggtttTGGACCCCAATGTGAGCTGGGCATCTGACTGCTGGAGTCAGGAGCACTTTTTCAGCTGTTTCAGTTAAGCCTGTACCTTGTGGGGGAAGTGGTTCAGACTTGGTTCTGTGTTTGCAGCTGacaagcgtgtctggctcaaacaaggcaaggtactgaaggcAAGGTATTGAAGCTTAGgctagcagggaaaacaggctcagaggcagTGTCAGCACATCGGGTGGCATTCCCAAAGGGGGTTTCTGAGACCCAACCTTTCACATGGTGTAGCTAAGCAGGGTCTGTGCACAGCTGACTGCTTTGAAACAttggtagtgattttaagtgagttttgggTGTGGTGGcaggagaacagacaaagtggttccTGGTTTGTTACTGTCTGATTGCTTATTTCGGGTAAGGGAAATAGGgacagaaaaataagcaaaataagtaAGAGTGAAGATCAAAAGAAGCTAAAACTGCAGAAGTTGCAGACTgaccagaaaggctgaacactaGACACTGGTAAAGTCTCTGTTAACTAAGAAGCCCCTGATCTGAGTGAatttcagtttcagtgaactgcagagggGTGTGGTCCAGcagaaaaaagcaggaaaatgatgaccagtgaggcagctgctgaactagagctggccagtctggaaacagaagagaaggcaaaggaccGGGAGTTTCAATTGAAGATCAAAGAAGCTGAGGCAACTGCACACAGAAGGGCTATGGAAGCTGAGGCAGCCACTTACAATGAGCCCTGGAGTTAAGAGACAGAGAAATACAGGCCCAGATTGAGGTCCAGAAGCACGAACTGGCTGTTGTGGAGCGGAAGAGACAAAACCCTCCAGGAGCTGCCCCACTTCCCCAGAAATACACAAATGGAAATGACTATGTCCGtggtatgatgaatccagtgacaCTGCTGAATATTtcctcacctttgagagactgtgcaccctCCATACAATTCCTGACAATCAAAAATTACCACATTGGTAGCAAAATTGACGGGAAGACCTCTCAACGTATTCAATAAGATGCGTATTGATGATGCTtcaaactatggtaaatttaaggaactggttttgaaactgtcaaggttccttccccactctgaactctagggtacagatgtggggacctgcatgaaaacctcctaagcttacttttacccgtttacgttaaaacttccccaaggtacaaactattttaccctttgcccctggacttccactgccaccaccaaactttatctgggttcctgagaaaaagtagtttggacacgtctttccccccaaaatcctcccaacccttgcaccccacttcctggggaaggtttggtaaaaatcctcaccaatttgcataggtgaccacagacccaaacccttggatcttagaacaatgaaaaaaacattcagtttccttacaagaagacttttaatagaagtaaaaaagaatcacctctgtaaaatcaggatggtaaatacctaacagggtaattagattcaaaacatagagaatcccttaagttacaaaaaagacacacagacagaaatattaattctattcagcacagctattttctcagccttttaaagaaatcataatctaacacatacctagttagattacttattaaattctaagactccattcctgttctgtccctggcaaaagcattacacagacagacccagaccctttgtttttccccctcctcccagcttttgaaagtatcttgtctcctcattggtcattttggtcaggtgccagcgaggttacctgtagcttcttaaccttttcagGAGAGAAGATTtgttttctctggccaggagggattttaaaggggtttacccttccctttatatttatgacagaaacagtttcagattacacctgaaacCTACAGGATTAAATTCAGGAGTCTTAAGCGAGGATCTGGAttgagtaatgtggcttatgtaaatgaAATGCGAGATTTGTTACataagtgggtgaggggaaaaggcatTACAAGCTTGGAGgaaatgtgtgatttggttactcaggaacaagtcctgaatatgtgcagtgatgatgtaaaacagtatttgtgCGACAAAAAGGTGGATGCAGTGAGTGGATTGGCTGAGGTTGCAGACACTTTTGAGCTGTCGCAAGCTGCAGTTAAACAGAAACCAGGGGCAGAGGGACACACGGTTGGGGGAAGCAGAATCACCGTTTTACATCAGGGAAAGAGGAGGTGGGGTGttcacctccccatccccctgttAGTCGTCCCAAGTCACCTGTACGCACAGAGGAGTCTAAGAGGTGCTTGGATTGTGagtccactgagcacctgaggaataaatgtcctTTGCTGAGTGGGAACAGGCAGCAGGTATCACATtaagctgctgcttctcagagccaggctgctgcctctTTCCACACAAGATTTGTAAAGGGGGCTTCTACACAACCGAGCAGTGAGCCCATGCATGCTCTTAAACTGAATGGGAAAGTTCTCCTGGGATTGAGGGAGAAGGATGCAGACTTTTCTGTGGTCAAGAGGGACCTGATCCAGGAGAAGGATTTGTTGCCAGGGAAAATGGTAGAATTGGAACTGGTGGGAGGTTAGAAAGTCCTTGCCCCTTTAGCTAAGTTACACATGGAAACTGGTGGAGGTTCTGCCCACTTTTTGTAGGGGGGCTTTTTCCctggaggagggtgaaaaatctgcatttaaaatgCCAGAGCCCTCCCTTGTGAATCACGTTTTAAGGAAAGACTGAGGGTCAGATCTCCTGGAGGGGAGTGCCCACCCAGCTGACCTGTTGGGAGCA encodes:
- the LOC141989878 gene encoding olfactory receptor 5W2-like isoform X2 → MEEGNHSEVTEFILSGLTDRPELQVPLFGVFLLIYGITLLGNGGMILLITIDPQLHTPMYFFLRNLSFCDLCLSSIISPKMLLNFLAERKSISYTACAVQMYLSFVFGDAECLLLAVMAYDRYVAICNPLLYTVTMSRQLCKQLVAGAYAVGVVDSMIYTCCTFRLSFCSSNIINHFFCDVPPLLELSCSDTRINEIVMFVLVSCLTVISFVTVLLSYVYITSTIPQLHSSEGRHKAFSTCTFHLTAVVLFYGTLLFMYLRPTSSYSMDTDKVPSVFYMLVIPMLNPLIYSLRNTEVKDALRKVMNKLLTNS
- the LOC141989878 gene encoding olfactory receptor 5W2-like isoform X1 translates to MTLMEEGNHSEVTEFILSGLTDRPELQVPLFGVFLLIYGITLLGNGGMILLITIDPQLHTPMYFFLRNLSFCDLCLSSIISPKMLLNFLAERKSISYTACAVQMYLSFVFGDAECLLLAVMAYDRYVAICNPLLYTVTMSRQLCKQLVAGAYAVGVVDSMIYTCCTFRLSFCSSNIINHFFCDVPPLLELSCSDTRINEIVMFVLVSCLTVISFVTVLLSYVYITSTIPQLHSSEGRHKAFSTCTFHLTAVVLFYGTLLFMYLRPTSSYSMDTDKVPSVFYMLVIPMLNPLIYSLRNTEVKDALRKVMNKLLTNS